GAAACATTTCTGTGAGGCGAACTTGCCGCGCTACAAGCGCCCACGGAGGTTCATCTTCGCCGACGTGCCCAGGAATCCAGCCGGCAAAATAGAAAAACCAAAACTGAGAGAACGTTACGGCAAGTAAATGACTGCGCCACTTTGAGGAACTCTTATTCTGTTGACAACGCCCTGCGAACGTGCAAGAGTTGCAAAAGGGAAATAATCCATGTAACGGGAGGGTTCGCATGAAAAGGGTTCGTAACGCATCACTGATACTTGTGATTGTATGCCTCTTTTCCGTGTGCCTGGCAGCCTCCAACACTTCTGCAGCAGAGGAAAAGGTAATAACGCTCAAGTACACCAATTTTTTCCCCGCTCCGCACGCTAACAGCGTGATCGCCGACCAGTGGTGCAAAGAGGTGGAGAAAAGGACCAATGGGCGCATCAAAGTCAACTATTATCCGGGCGCCACGCTCACGCCTGCAGCCCAAACTTACGACAGCGTGGTCAAAGGGATTGCTGATGTGGGTACGTCTGTCATGGGCTACACCCGCGGCAAGTTCCCGCTGACCGAGGTTATCGACCTGCCACTCACTTACAAGAGCGGCCTTGTGGCGACAAAAATGATCAACGAATACTATAAGAAATTCAAGCCGAAGGAATTCGACGAGACGCAGGTCATGTATTTGCATGCCCACGGCCCGGGCATCCTGCACACGAAAAAACCCGTGTACAAGCTCGAGGACGTGAAAGGGTTGAAGATACGGTCCACAGGCCTGAGCGCCAAGATCGTGCAATTCCTCGGCGGCGCGCCCGTCGGCATGCCGATGACTGAATCGTATGACGCGCTCTCCAAAGGCGTGGCAGACGGCATCCTCTGCCCCAATGAAGCCCTGGAAGGATTCAAGCTGGGAGAAGTGACGGCCTTTACGACCGAGAATTACGGCTCCGCGTATTCATCCGGATTTTTTGTCGTGATGAACAAGGCCAAATGGAACAGCCTGCCGAAAGATGTCCAGGGGATCATTGAAAAGATTAACGTGGAATGGATAGAAAAGCAGGGCAAGGTCTGGGATGATATCGACATCAAAGGCAAAGAGTTTGCGATCAAGCAGGGCATGAAATATATCTCGCTCGCTCCGGAAGAAGATGCACGCTGGTCGAAAGCCGTGCGACCGATACTCGATGAGTATGTGCAGACAATGAAGGCAAAAAACCTGCCGGGCGAAGAAGCACTCAAATTCTGTCTCGACTACTTGAAGGCTAATCAAAAGTAAGTAGAATCAGCTCAAGGCGGACGCACCCCTGCGTCCGCCTGTACTGCCATTTCGTTTACATCATCTCAGCACTACCCTTCCAACCGGGACTTTGCGCGGTCTGCGCCTGTCTGTCGTGAAGTGCCTTCCCAATCAGGCCGCACCATTTAGCTTTCACCGTGGCAGCGTGCTATCTTTTTACCTTGCAAATCGCCAAAGATGGTCTATCATTGAAACGTAAGGTCTGTGATCGACATCATGTGAATATAGCGCAGCACCCCGACCCGACTCGGTGAGGATAGAGCAAATTCTTTCAGCCTCGATGCGGGTTGGCTCCAGTTATTGTCAGAGTTGGGTCATCCATGGAATAGGCCTTCGCCTAAGGTCAAAAGGTTTTGGCTTTCTCCCGGCGGGAGAGACCAAGATAGAATATGGCTGAACATGGCCAGCCTGATCATCCATAGCCCGGAAGGCAGGCGTGACGTCGAGCTAGGGGATCACAGTACCCTGGGACGCCTTTCGCGGAACCGCATCCGTATTAATGACCCGCTCGTTTCTAAAGAGCACTGCATTATCGTCGTGGACCCTAAAGGCAAGTACGTTATCAGAGATCTGGGGAGCCGCAACGGTACGTTCGTCAACGGCAGGCTTATCAAGGGTGATGCTATCCTCAAGAACGGGGATAGCATCACCCTTGGGGCGACATCGTGCGTCTTCTCCTCCGCAGAAGCGACCGAAAGGCCCCGCGAGTCTGCGGACAGGAAGGAAGCCATGTCTTCTTTCCGCGCTGCCTTCGGAGCAGAACAGCATCGATTCCTGCCGGAAAGCGAGATCCGGGATAACGCCGCCTTAAGGGCAGATTACGAAAAGCTCCGTGTCGCGCATGAGCTCCAGCAGGATATCGGACATGAGTTCGATCTCGGTCGCATGTTTGAGCGTATACTCGACCGGACGTTTGAGCTCATGGAATGTGATCGTGCTGTAATTTTGATGCCGGACCAAGAGGGTGATATGGTGCTCCGGGCCTTCAGGATGCGGCAGGAATGTGACCGCCTGGTCGTCTCTTCGACCATTGTCAAATGCGTTCAGCATGAAAAGGTTGGTATCGTCAGTGGGGATGCGCTGACTGACGAGAGATTTGACACCTCCGAATCAATCCTTATACAGCACATACGCTCATCCATGGCTGTCCCAATCTTGTACGAGCAAGAACTCCTGGGCATTATAATTATTGATTCTTCGGCGATCATCAAAGCATACAGCGAAAAAGATCTTCAGCTCCTCACTAATATCGCTCGGCAGGCAGCTCAATTCATCATGATCGGCCGGATGGCAAAGAGAATCGAAGAGGAGGCGGTAACCAGGGAGCGGTTTCGACGCCTCATGTCGCCCGACCTGGCTGAAATGGTGGTCTCGGGCAAGCTCAAAGTTGAAAAAGGCGGGCAGACTCGCACGGCTACGGTGCTCTTCGCCGATATACGAGGATTCACAGCATTATGTGAGAATATGCAAGCGGACGAAGTGCTTCAGATGCTCAATCAGTACTTCGAGTTGGTGGTCAACGTTGGTTTCCGGCACGAGGGAACAGTCGACAAATTCGTAGGCGATATGGTCATGATGGTGTGGGGTGCACCGATAGCCCATGATGATGACCCGGTCCGGGCTGTGCAGGCAGCCCTGGAGATGCAGGAAGCCTTAGCGGGATACAACAGCGCGCGCCTCAACGCAGGCCAGCCCGACATAAGGATTGGGGTCGGCATCAACACAGGCCCCCTGGTGGCCGGATACATCGGAGCGAGTCGCACGATGTCGTACTCAGTAATCGGAGATACGGTAAATATCGCATCCAGGCTTTGTTCCGAAGCAGGTCCAGGTTGTGTTCTCGTCTCGCACGATACGTACGAGAAAGTCTCGAACTATTTCGAGGTGACCAAACTGGGACCTGTCTCTGTCAAGGGTAAAACGAAACCGGTCAAGGCGTATGAGGTGGTGGGCAGTAAGACATCGCCCGCCTATAAGCCTCTTCGTGACACCAGGTAGAAGGTGAGGTCTGCACTGCCGTGTCAGATATTAAAGTCTCTTTTTTTCTTTGACTCTGATCACCAATAACACTATCATAAGGGAAATCATCTCATCACCTTTGACAAGTACTTTCACTGGCCTGGAACGGGGGGGATTTCCACCCGCTTTTGTGCGGCGTGGCTATAACGGCGGAGGAGAACGGGATGAGTACAGCAACCGGCACGGAACGGGAAGTACCGAAGTCATTGGAGGAGCGGATAACTCCCCACGAAATCGAAGAACTGCTTGATGGTTATAGACGGCTTTTGACACTGCCCGATCTCCACCAGGGCACACGCCATCACGGAAGTCTCCCGACTCGCTACACCTCGAAGATAGCAGATATCCTGCTGCTTCTGGAGAACCGTCTGTGGATCGACGAAGCCACCCGGGTTCGTCTTACCTCGGAAATAAAAAAATCCATATGTTCAGAAAACCGCATCCACTGGGCAGTCCAAGCCCTGAGAAAGCAGAGGGGCAAGAACGAACCTCACGCCCTCTTCTATCTTATCTGGGAAATGTGGGTCAACCTGAAAGCGCGCAAAAGAACCGGCGCGTACACCCTCCTGGCAAGCTTCCTCAACGAAAGAAAGATTCTGAACAAGACGCTCCAGGAATGGAAACCGGAAGACGTGAAGAGGGTAATTCGTCGTATCAAGCGAAAGTCGGAACGTGCTGATTTACGACGAAGCGTGGTCGCGATGCTGGACAATTCCGCGAGTAAAGATGTCAAGTCGCTATGGTCCGGCGCCAGTCCTGCACAGGGAATTGCACCTCAGCCGCAGGACAAGGAAGAGGGCGAAGGCCAGGCTAGCAAGGTAATCGAGCTTCGCCAATCATACCCTGAGCAGATGCGGCCCGTTCTGGAGTCGATCGTGGAAATCCTTGCGTATGGCACCCAGGAACAAAAAGGTGCGCTCACTGCCACCATCGGAGCGCTTCAACAGGCTGTGTGGCTTGCGAGAGATACCGGCGCTCAACGGGAAGAAGAGCGATAGCTCAGGGAAAAGTGGCTGAGAGCCGTTGCGCAACACCGACGTGGAAAATTCGTTTTCGCCCATTACAGTCTAACGTCTTCAGGATCCCGCGCGGCCTTCCAGCCGCATAGCGGATTTGTGTTGCTTCTCCGGGGCGGTAAGCATACCATCTATAATGCGGCCCATGAGCCTATCGTTGGAGGGAGAACATGGCTTCCAAGTACATTGTGGCGGACGGAGGGAGAATGGTCATTGAGAAATGGGCGGGAAATGTCTCTAGCTCTGAAATTGTTGAGCACGAGAAGGCGCAGTGCATGGATCCGTCCATCGCGCAAGGGGCAGTGGTGATCGTAGATATCAGACAGGCTATATTCCCCGAGGCCACGCCCGAGAGTTCGCGTAATTTTGCGTCTCTTCTCGCGCAACCCGACAATAGAGAAAAATTCTCACGCTTCGCTTTGCTCGTCAGTGGCAAGGTGTGGGAAACAGCCAAAGTTCTTGAAAGTGAGACAGAAAAGCTCGGCGTGAGAATCATCGCTTTCACTGACGTGCATGTTGCGTGCACGTGGCTCGGACTGGAGACAGAGAAGATTCTCAAGGGCCTTGATAGCATTGATATCTGATGGACAGGCTACGGCAGGCTGACCGTAGCCGGGCAGTAGCCGGGATGCAGACATCGTACAAGGAGGAAGGATGAAAAAATGTATTCTCATTACCGCGGCCATGGTATTAGGCGCTACGCTGAGCCTGGCAGTCACTATGGTTCATGCTCAGCACTATCCCAATCGCGGTATCCAGATGATTATCCCTATTCCCGCCGGTGGCGGGGGAGATGTGAATGGCAGGATCCTGGCGGACGAACTTGGAAAGCTCCTCGGACAGCAGATCGTCGTGTCGAATAAGCCGGGCGCTTCAGACACGCTGGGAACCGATGCACTGGCGAAGAGCAAGAAGGACGGCTATACGCTCGGGTATACCGACTCGGCAGCTCTGGTCTATTCCCGGATCTCTCTGCCGGGCCCCCTTCCCTACGACGTCGACAAAGATTTCGATCATCTGGGTCTTCATGCTTTCTACCCTATAGCTATAGCGGTCAGGGCGGATTCCCCGTGGAAGACCTTTGGCGAACTTGCCGAGTATGCAAAGAACAATCCAGCAAAACTCCGCGTCAGTACAGCAGGAGTAGGGAGCGCGTCCAACTTCAACGTGCAGATAGTCCAATCCCTCACCGGCGCCGAGTTCACGCATGTGCCCTTCAAAGGAGGCGAAGCTGTGGTGACCGCCCTGCTCGGAGGCCACGTGGAGGTGAGTTTTGATATCGTCGGCAAATGGATGCCTCACGTTGATGCCGGGAAGGTCAGACTCCTTCTGGTCAGCCAGAAAGTGCCGACTCTTCCCAAAATCCCAACCATCACCGAACTGGGCTATAAGCGTGGGTTGTTGACAGGCTGGTTTGGAATGTCAGGCCCGGCAGGTATGCCTGAGGAGGTGAAAAAAGTTCTCATCCCCGCCGTAGAGAAAGCGGTAAAGAATCCTGAAGGAAAGGCCAAGATTGAAAAGCTGCACTATGTTGTCGAATACAAGTCACCCGCGGAAATGAGGAAGCAGATCAAGGACGATTATGAGACAGCCAATGAGATCGCCATAAAACTCGGTTTGAAGAATAAATAAGGACAGGCCGGTTTTTCCTGTTGACATGGTTGTAAGCAACTCTACACCGTTGATTGAGAGACCGGAACAGGGGCCGGGATTGCCGATTACCGAAAGGAGTTTTTTAATGGAACGGGCTGGTGAGCAAACAATTGATGAGCTAAAAGAGAAACTGATCATCGCAAACAAGATTCTGGATATGGAAGGCCTTATCAGGCCACAAGGCCATATCAGTGTCCGTATTCCAAAAACAGATACGTTTCTCATCACAAGGGCTATTGCTCCCGGTATGGCCACCATCGATGACATCGTGGTTGTCAACGCGCTTGACGCGAAAGTCATCTCCGGGAAATATACTTCCACCTATGGGGAGGTCCTGGCACATGCGGCGATCTACCAGAAACGCGAAGATATTCAGAGCGTCGCGCATACCCATTCCCTGTACGTAAGAGTTCTCAGCATGACAGAGACTCCTCTCCTGCCCGTCTCCTTCGAGATCATGAAGGTATCATTCGAACCGGAGAAGATAGGGTTCTACAAGGAGATATGGCACCTTTCAAGTATTCATCCGCAAGCATGCTTTGACGTTGCAGACCTGTTAGGTGACAACAGGGTTGTCATCCTCAAGGCCCACGGCGCTATGATCGCCACAAAAAGCGTCGAAGAGACAACCGCTGTTTCGATTAATCTGGAGGAAGCCGCCAAGCTGCAGGTAATGGCCTCCTCTTTGAAACCCCTTGTGCCTTTTACTGAGAGAGAGAGGGAACAGCAGATCAGCTTCTTGAAGCCTCTCGAGGAAAGAGGCGGAACAGTGTCAGTTTACGGCCGGGCCTGGGAATATTACAAATTTCTCTTATCTCAAAAATAGCTCAGTAACGGCAGCAGCAACTAAAGGCCGACCGCACAAGTTATACTAAGTTGCATTCAAAAATACGACCCAGCCTTCGGCCGGGTGCCCCGGGCGACCAGGAGGATAGCGACGCGGTACCAACCGTCTTAGCCGGGCACCCGCGACATGCCAGATTTTCATTCGTTCATTCGCGGGTGGCAGGGAGTCGTGCCGACGCA
This window of the Syntrophorhabdales bacterium genome carries:
- a CDS encoding TRAP transporter substrate-binding protein, whose amino-acid sequence is MKRVRNASLILVIVCLFSVCLAASNTSAAEEKVITLKYTNFFPAPHANSVIADQWCKEVEKRTNGRIKVNYYPGATLTPAAQTYDSVVKGIADVGTSVMGYTRGKFPLTEVIDLPLTYKSGLVATKMINEYYKKFKPKEFDETQVMYLHAHGPGILHTKKPVYKLEDVKGLKIRSTGLSAKIVQFLGGAPVGMPMTESYDALSKGVADGILCPNEALEGFKLGEVTAFTTENYGSAYSSGFFVVMNKAKWNSLPKDVQGIIEKINVEWIEKQGKVWDDIDIKGKEFAIKQGMKYISLAPEEDARWSKAVRPILDEYVQTMKAKNLPGEEALKFCLDYLKANQK
- a CDS encoding adenylate/guanylate cyclase domain-containing protein translates to MASLIIHSPEGRRDVELGDHSTLGRLSRNRIRINDPLVSKEHCIIVVDPKGKYVIRDLGSRNGTFVNGRLIKGDAILKNGDSITLGATSCVFSSAEATERPRESADRKEAMSSFRAAFGAEQHRFLPESEIRDNAALRADYEKLRVAHELQQDIGHEFDLGRMFERILDRTFELMECDRAVILMPDQEGDMVLRAFRMRQECDRLVVSSTIVKCVQHEKVGIVSGDALTDERFDTSESILIQHIRSSMAVPILYEQELLGIIIIDSSAIIKAYSEKDLQLLTNIARQAAQFIMIGRMAKRIEEEAVTRERFRRLMSPDLAEMVVSGKLKVEKGGQTRTATVLFADIRGFTALCENMQADEVLQMLNQYFELVVNVGFRHEGTVDKFVGDMVMMVWGAPIAHDDDPVRAVQAALEMQEALAGYNSARLNAGQPDIRIGVGINTGPLVAGYIGASRTMSYSVIGDTVNIASRLCSEAGPGCVLVSHDTYEKVSNYFEVTKLGPVSVKGKTKPVKAYEVVGSKTSPAYKPLRDTR
- a CDS encoding tripartite tricarboxylate transporter substrate binding protein — encoded protein: MKKCILITAAMVLGATLSLAVTMVHAQHYPNRGIQMIIPIPAGGGGDVNGRILADELGKLLGQQIVVSNKPGASDTLGTDALAKSKKDGYTLGYTDSAALVYSRISLPGPLPYDVDKDFDHLGLHAFYPIAIAVRADSPWKTFGELAEYAKNNPAKLRVSTAGVGSASNFNVQIVQSLTGAEFTHVPFKGGEAVVTALLGGHVEVSFDIVGKWMPHVDAGKVRLLLVSQKVPTLPKIPTITELGYKRGLLTGWFGMSGPAGMPEEVKKVLIPAVEKAVKNPEGKAKIEKLHYVVEYKSPAEMRKQIKDDYETANEIAIKLGLKNK
- a CDS encoding class II aldolase/adducin family protein, which produces MERAGEQTIDELKEKLIIANKILDMEGLIRPQGHISVRIPKTDTFLITRAIAPGMATIDDIVVVNALDAKVISGKYTSTYGEVLAHAAIYQKREDIQSVAHTHSLYVRVLSMTETPLLPVSFEIMKVSFEPEKIGFYKEIWHLSSIHPQACFDVADLLGDNRVVILKAHGAMIATKSVEETTAVSINLEEAAKLQVMASSLKPLVPFTEREREQQISFLKPLEERGGTVSVYGRAWEYYKFLLSQK